The following proteins are encoded in a genomic region of Candidatus Leptovillus gracilis:
- a CDS encoding DUF2723 domain-containing protein, translated as MTTLSNQATKQAAWRLLTVWLLLAVGSLALTRILFEGFFPWLQWLARPFPAITLSLGTAVLLTWAMNRPPINAAERGLFWLPLLLNLLWLFDPAVDLVGSRLIFAASLWLAALLLARQMAAPQTWRWLGVLFVLAALLPIYLLTMPHAVGQADTFEFQVVAPQLGIAHPTGYPLFLLLGKLFTLVPIHTVAWRLNVGVMVYGLAALSLLFGLGYRLRARGEVAVLTAVALGLTPTFWSQAIEAEVYTLHALIVVAALFVMREIGGWAFDKETGRQGEGETGRTGGKRTITLALLFFLLGLGLTNHLTTIFLLPAAFLTLLFKRHAAKIHNSQFTIHNSQFLLLLPLAFLLPLLLYAYLPIRWAAIHGEPIGLSRFVDWVLGGRFQGALQWRAWLDDPTRYEVVGRIFLANWGWANLALVGVGLFYLLLRHRQLAAILLVTWLGVTFYALNYYVPDLAVFLMGAQIITAVWWLAGAETIVNHPFTIHHSPFTIHNSLLLLLALPTILLAAANWRTIDQANDDGLLPWGQGVLALPLADGAAILADSEKIAPLYYLQQAEDARPDLDIMVLPDEAAYRAELDQRIAAGQTVYLARFLPGLEGIYHLRSMGPLTEVSAEPLTDLPDTAVPSQLAVNSIQLRAYDWQSEAATDPTQSAITLYWQTNQPTNQALQVYLRLGGYTSSGRFPANNFYPTNAWKGAEIVADFHLLPRPILDHPQTMNLQVALAPPFTPPDELDWQTVTAVTLPATPTMELTRPIRAQIGPAALLSADFPAQIRPQQPFTVLLSGYGDPSGIQVVLLGAGQTLPETTQYRTIYRQSWREWPFTAARMVEGAGENGRYQLLLTRPDQTIICGWLQPVSAHCVLGEVVVSGAPLPEGVSNYDDKIALLDVAIADKTLQPGGQLHLTLQWQGLAPMADNYTLFLQVLDAQDRIVGQVDAWPLQGTLPTSGWTPGQTLTDPHTIQLSGDMPPGNYRLLIGWYRLADLRRLPLLNADGTPVDDKLVVPGLLVE; from the coding sequence ATGACGACTTTATCGAACCAGGCCACAAAGCAGGCAGCCTGGCGTCTGTTGACTGTCTGGCTGCTGTTGGCCGTTGGCAGCCTGGCGCTGACGCGGATTTTGTTTGAAGGCTTTTTCCCCTGGCTGCAATGGCTGGCACGGCCGTTTCCGGCCATCACACTTTCTCTGGGAACGGCCGTTCTTCTCACCTGGGCCATGAATAGGCCGCCGATAAACGCGGCTGAACGCGGATTGTTTTGGCTGCCGTTGCTTTTGAATCTGTTGTGGCTGTTTGATCCGGCGGTGGATTTAGTGGGCAGTCGGTTGATTTTTGCCGCGTCCTTGTGGCTGGCGGCGCTGCTGCTGGCCCGCCAGATGGCCGCACCGCAAACGTGGCGCTGGTTGGGCGTGCTGTTTGTGCTGGCCGCTCTGCTGCCCATCTACCTGCTGACCATGCCCCATGCCGTCGGTCAGGCGGATACTTTTGAGTTTCAGGTGGTCGCGCCACAGTTGGGCATCGCCCACCCCACCGGCTACCCGCTGTTTTTGCTGCTGGGCAAGTTATTCACCCTGGTTCCCATCCATACCGTCGCCTGGCGGCTGAATGTTGGCGTGATGGTCTATGGACTGGCGGCGCTTAGTTTGTTGTTTGGCTTGGGGTATCGGTTGAGGGCCAGGGGGGAAGTGGCGGTATTAACGGCCGTTGCCCTCGGCCTCACCCCCACCTTCTGGAGTCAGGCCATCGAGGCCGAAGTCTACACCCTGCACGCCCTCATCGTGGTGGCGGCCTTGTTTGTGATGCGGGAGATTGGCGGTTGGGCATTTGACAAGGAGACAGGGAGACAGGGAGAGGGGGAGACGGGAAGAACAGGCGGCAAGAGGACAATCACTCTCGCACTCCTCTTCTTCCTCCTCGGCCTGGGCCTCACCAATCATCTCACCACCATCTTCCTCCTCCCCGCCGCCTTCCTGACCCTTTTATTCAAGCGTCACGCCGCAAAAATTCACAATTCACAATTCACAATTCACAATTCACAATTTCTCCTCCTCCTCCCTCTCGCCTTCCTCCTACCCCTCCTCCTCTATGCCTACCTGCCCATCCGTTGGGCGGCCATCCATGGCGAACCGATTGGGTTGAGCCGTTTTGTGGATTGGGTGCTGGGCGGCCGTTTTCAGGGAGCGCTGCAATGGCGGGCCTGGTTGGACGACCCCACCCGCTACGAAGTCGTCGGGCGCATCTTCCTGGCGAATTGGGGCTGGGCAAATCTGGCGCTGGTCGGCGTCGGTCTGTTCTATTTGCTGCTGCGCCACCGGCAGCTCGCCGCCATCCTGCTCGTCACCTGGCTTGGCGTCACCTTCTACGCCCTCAACTACTACGTGCCCGACCTGGCCGTCTTTCTGATGGGCGCACAAATCATCACTGCCGTCTGGTGGCTGGCCGGTGCGGAGACAATTGTCAATCACCCATTCACCATTCACCATTCACCATTCACCATTCACAATTCTCTTCTCCTTCTCCTCGCCCTCCCAACCATCCTCCTCGCCGCAGCCAACTGGCGCACCATTGACCAAGCCAACGACGACGGACTGCTGCCCTGGGGCCAGGGCGTGCTGGCGCTGCCGCTGGCCGATGGCGCGGCGATTCTGGCCGACAGCGAAAAAATCGCCCCACTCTATTACTTGCAGCAGGCGGAAGACGCCCGCCCCGACCTGGACATCATGGTGCTGCCCGATGAGGCTGCCTACCGCGCCGAACTCGACCAACGCATCGCCGCCGGACAAACCGTTTATCTGGCCCGTTTTTTGCCAGGCTTGGAAGGCATCTACCACCTGCGCTCAATGGGACCGCTGACCGAAGTGAGCGCCGAACCGCTGACCGACCTGCCAGACACGGCCGTTCCCAGCCAACTCGCTGTCAATTCCATCCAACTGCGCGCCTACGACTGGCAGTCGGAAGCCGCCACAGACCCCACCCAATCAGCCATCACCCTTTACTGGCAAACCAACCAACCAACCAACCAAGCCCTCCAGGTCTATTTGCGCCTGGGCGGTTACACGAGCAGCGGCCGTTTCCCCGCCAACAACTTCTACCCCACCAACGCCTGGAAGGGGGCTGAAATCGTGGCCGATTTCCACCTGCTGCCCCGCCCGATTTTAGACCACCCACAAACGATGAACCTGCAAGTCGCCCTGGCCCCGCCCTTCACCCCGCCCGACGAATTGGACTGGCAGACGGTGACGGCCGTTACCCTGCCCGCCACGCCAACAATGGAATTGACACGGCCGATTCGCGCCCAGATCGGCCCGGCTGCTTTGCTGTCCGCCGACTTCCCGGCGCAAATTCGGCCGCAGCAGCCCTTTACCGTGCTGCTTTCCGGTTATGGCGATCCGTCCGGCATCCAGGTTGTCCTGTTGGGCGCCGGGCAAACCCTGCCGGAAACCACACAGTATCGGACCATCTATCGTCAATCATGGCGTGAGTGGCCGTTTACGGCTGCCAGAATGGTGGAGGGCGCCGGGGAAAACGGCCGTTACCAGCTCCTCCTCACCCGCCCCGACCAAACCATCATTTGCGGCTGGCTCCAGCCGGTCAGCGCCCACTGCGTACTGGGCGAGGTCGTTGTCAGCGGCGCACCGCTGCCGGAAGGGGTTAGCAACTACGACGACAAAATCGCCTTGTTGGACGTAGCCATCGCCGACAAAACGCTGCAACCCGGCGGACAACTTCATCTGACCCTACAATGGCAAGGGCTGGCCCCCATGGCCGACAATTACACCCTCTTTCTGCAAGTGCTAGACGCCCAAGACCGCATTGTCGGGCAGGTGGACGCCTGGCCGCTGCAAGGCACGCTGCCCACCAGCGGCTGGACTCCCGGCCAGACCCTCACCGACCCCCACACCATCCAGCTTTCGGGCGACATGCCACCCGGCAATTACCGCCTGCTCATCGGCTGGTATCGCCTGGCCGACCTGCGCCGCCTGCCCCTCCTCAACGCCGACGGTACGCCGGTGGATGACAAGTTGGTTGTGCCGGGTCTATTGGTGGAATAA
- a CDS encoding aminopeptidase P family protein has translation MNQIRIERLQQEMTRRGLDGIALMPGPNQVYFSHIHTHVSERPILLFLPAAAPPAIIIPTLEAMKAQAVGIPEERIFAWSDEEWFAGAFARAAAALKLAGAHWGVEALALRLLELEALHQVAPGLRTSHAEPAVMALRAVKDAAEIAAMEKAVAVAERAIERLLPQIKIGQTEKQVAAMLNNLLMAEGAETVAFSPIVSTGPNSASPHAVPTERPLAAGDFLVIDWGVYVDGYPSDITRTFAVGHVDHEMARIYDIVRQANEQGKLAARPGATGAEVDRAARNVIEAAGYGSYFIHRTGHGLGLEVHEVPSMVAGNREPLAAGNVFTVEPGIYLPGRGGVRIEDDVVVTETGHRSLTSFTRELLTVG, from the coding sequence ATGAACCAAATCCGTATTGAACGCTTACAACAAGAAATGACCCGGCGCGGGCTGGATGGTATTGCCCTGATGCCCGGCCCGAATCAAGTGTATTTTAGCCACATCCATACCCACGTCAGCGAACGGCCGATTTTGCTTTTCTTGCCGGCCGCCGCCCCGCCGGCCATCATCATCCCCACCCTGGAAGCGATGAAAGCCCAGGCGGTGGGCATTCCTGAAGAGCGCATCTTTGCCTGGAGCGACGAGGAGTGGTTTGCCGGCGCTTTTGCCCGCGCCGCCGCCGCGCTGAAGTTGGCCGGGGCGCATTGGGGCGTGGAGGCCCTGGCGCTGCGGTTGCTGGAACTGGAAGCGCTGCATCAGGTGGCCCCTGGTCTGCGCACGTCGCACGCCGAACCGGCCGTCATGGCCCTGCGCGCCGTCAAAGACGCCGCGGAAATTGCGGCTATGGAAAAAGCGGTGGCGGTGGCCGAGCGAGCCATCGAGAGGCTGCTGCCGCAAATTAAAATCGGCCAGACAGAAAAGCAGGTGGCCGCCATGCTGAACAACCTGCTCATGGCCGAAGGAGCCGAGACGGTCGCCTTTTCGCCCATCGTCTCCACCGGACCCAACAGCGCCTCGCCCCACGCCGTGCCCACGGAACGGCCGTTAGCCGCCGGTGATTTTCTAGTGATTGACTGGGGTGTATACGTAGACGGCTATCCGTCGGACATTACGCGCACTTTTGCTGTGGGGCATGTAGACCATGAGATGGCCCGCATCTATGACATCGTGCGCCAGGCCAACGAGCAGGGCAAACTGGCCGCCCGTCCCGGCGCAACCGGCGCCGAGGTGGACCGCGCCGCCCGCAATGTAATTGAAGCTGCCGGCTATGGCAGCTATTTTATCCATCGCACCGGGCATGGTCTGGGGCTGGAAGTGCATGAAGTGCCTTCGATGGTCGCGGGGAACCGGGAGCCGCTGGCGGCGGGTAATGTGTTTACGGTGGAACCGGGCATCTATCTGCCGGGGCGCGGCGGCGTGCGCATTGAGGATGATGTGGTCGTGACAGAAACGGGCCACCGCTCGCTGACCAGTTTCACGCGGGAGCTGCTCACGGTTGGGTAA
- a CDS encoding CBS domain-containing protein: MNTINQLLQNKGYQVWTISPDETVLAALELMAEKDIGALPVVENGRVCGLFSERDYARKVILHGRASHSTPVRAIMTTQVIFMRPTESIHRCMTLMTDKHVRHLPVLDEEEHLLGIISIGDVVKTIITEQQALIDHLQNYITGVHS, encoded by the coding sequence ATGAATACGATCAACCAGCTTTTACAAAACAAAGGCTACCAGGTGTGGACCATCAGCCCGGACGAAACTGTTCTGGCTGCCCTGGAATTGATGGCTGAGAAGGACATTGGCGCGCTGCCGGTGGTGGAAAACGGCCGTGTCTGCGGCCTCTTCTCCGAACGGGATTATGCGCGTAAAGTGATTTTGCACGGCCGTGCCTCCCACAGCACCCCCGTTCGCGCCATCATGACCACCCAGGTCATCTTCATGCGGCCCACAGAAAGTATCCACCGCTGCATGACCCTGATGACCGACAAACACGTCCGCCATCTGCCCGTCTTAGACGAAGAGGAGCATCTGCTGGGCATTATTTCCATCGGCGATGTGGTCAAAACGATCATTACCGAGCAACAAGCGCTCATTGACCACCTGCAAAACTACATCACCGGCGTCCACAGCTGA
- a CDS encoding nodulation protein NfeD produces MMQKLTLVLLLLALLLTGLSQAFAQNSSVLLLEIEGPVTPAMAEYFARGIRAAEREEATALVIQLNTPGGAIDTTQKIVQSIRAARVPVIVFIAPRGAQAASAGSIITIAAHAAGMAPETVIGAASPVGQDGAELDETLFRKITEDLKASIRSLAARRGPEVVELAEAMIDEARAVHAEEALDAGLIDAIANDVPDLLRQLDGLTVIVADQPTTLHTADAPIRPVRMNLVEGVLHALSNPVLIGLLLAIGVQAILIEISNPGGWVAGFIGVVLLSLALYGLGQLPANWFGLGLIIIAFVLFLLEVKAPVHGALAVTGVITMFAGFMVLFNSPGTPEFARISIVSALLITLPTAAFFIFLVYMVVRGQRRKPITGQQGLIGQQGPVRKAIVLQPGAEQFAGMALVQGELWRAEAEEAIYEGEEVEVTAVHGFTLQVKRV; encoded by the coding sequence ATGATGCAAAAACTAACCCTCGTTCTTCTGCTTCTGGCTCTACTGCTCACCGGCCTGAGCCAGGCATTCGCCCAAAACAGCAGCGTCCTGCTGCTGGAAATTGAAGGCCCCGTCACCCCGGCCATGGCCGAATATTTCGCCCGTGGCATCCGCGCCGCCGAAAGAGAGGAGGCGACGGCCCTGGTCATCCAACTCAATACGCCTGGCGGGGCCATTGACACCACGCAAAAGATTGTGCAGAGCATCCGCGCCGCCCGCGTGCCGGTCATCGTCTTTATTGCGCCACGCGGGGCGCAGGCCGCTTCGGCCGGCAGCATCATCACCATCGCCGCCCACGCCGCCGGCATGGCCCCGGAAACAGTCATCGGCGCGGCTTCGCCGGTGGGCCAGGATGGCGCGGAACTGGACGAAACCCTTTTCCGCAAAATCACCGAAGATCTAAAAGCCTCCATTCGCAGCCTGGCCGCCCGCCGCGGGCCAGAGGTCGTGGAACTGGCCGAGGCGATGATAGACGAAGCCCGCGCCGTCCACGCCGAAGAAGCGCTGGACGCTGGCCTGATTGACGCCATCGCCAACGACGTGCCCGACCTGCTGCGCCAGTTGGACGGCCTGACGGTCATCGTCGCCGACCAACCGACCACTTTGCATACCGCCGACGCCCCCATACGGCCGGTTCGCATGAATCTGGTAGAAGGCGTCTTGCACGCCCTTTCTAATCCGGTCTTAATCGGACTCTTGCTGGCGATTGGGGTGCAGGCCATTTTAATCGAGATTTCCAACCCTGGCGGCTGGGTGGCCGGGTTCATTGGTGTGGTCCTCTTGTCGCTGGCCTTGTACGGCTTGGGGCAGTTGCCCGCCAATTGGTTTGGCCTGGGGCTGATTATTATCGCCTTTGTGTTATTCTTGTTAGAAGTGAAGGCTCCCGTGCATGGCGCGTTAGCCGTTACTGGAGTAATTACGATGTTTGCCGGCTTCATGGTACTGTTTAACTCACCCGGCACGCCGGAATTTGCCCGAATTTCCATCGTCAGCGCCCTGCTGATCACCCTGCCAACGGCCGCTTTTTTCATCTTTTTGGTCTATATGGTGGTGCGTGGGCAGCGGCGCAAGCCGATCACCGGCCAGCAGGGACTCATCGGCCAACAAGGGCCGGTGCGTAAGGCCATTGTTTTGCAGCCCGGAGCCGAGCAGTTTGCCGGTATGGCGCTGGTTCAGGGCGAATTGTGGCGCGCTGAGGCAGAAGAGGCGATTTATGAAGGGGAAGAGGTGGAGGTAACGGCCGTTCACGGCTTTACATTACAAGTCAAACGAGTATAA
- a CDS encoding HAMP domain-containing histidine kinase produces the protein MPTQTPKQQSSSHPTAQPTIDAPRLARLVEISRVLNSATNVDELLHYIITQAADLTGSEAASIMLLDPHTRELFFKASSNARDALPANMPIPLDNSIAGSILLQNRPLLVADVTQDPRWNRDVSQAINFQTHSILGVPLHDAERQAIGVLEALNKQHGRFTRQDAETLTILADIAGVAVARAQLTEDLQRAYRELNELDQVKTDFIAVASHELRTPLSVIMGYVSFLREEAGPEMAGQLDSVMDAAVHLRNLIQNMLNLRYVDAGEATLDLQTVDLGELVAELTAVPDETAISRHQTITCHIPPHPLPIHADRDVMLTALNNLLHNAIRFTPDGGQIDLRLVRRGDEAWFRIRDTGIGIPADKLEWIFKRFGQVEPALRRRYEGLGLGLSIAKDLVELHNGRIWAESVPQQGSTFTIALPLLLEA, from the coding sequence ATGCCCACGCAGACGCCAAAGCAGCAGTCCTCGTCACACCCCACTGCACAGCCAACCATAGACGCCCCACGCCTGGCCCGTTTGGTGGAGATTAGCCGGGTCCTCAATTCGGCCACCAACGTGGATGAGCTGCTCCATTATATCATCACCCAGGCCGCCGACCTGACCGGTTCGGAGGCGGCGTCCATTATGCTGCTCGACCCACATACCCGCGAGCTTTTTTTCAAAGCCTCCTCGAACGCCCGCGACGCGCTGCCGGCCAACATGCCTATTCCTCTGGATAACAGCATCGCCGGTTCCATTTTGCTGCAAAATCGCCCTCTGCTCGTCGCCGATGTGACACAGGACCCACGCTGGAACCGCGATGTATCACAGGCCATTAATTTCCAGACCCATTCCATTCTGGGCGTGCCCCTGCATGACGCCGAGCGCCAGGCCATTGGCGTGTTGGAGGCGTTGAACAAGCAGCACGGCCGTTTCACCCGCCAGGATGCCGAAACACTCACCATTCTGGCCGACATTGCCGGGGTGGCCGTGGCTCGCGCCCAATTGACGGAAGATTTACAGCGGGCTTACCGCGAACTGAACGAACTGGACCAGGTAAAAACGGATTTCATCGCCGTCGCCTCGCATGAATTGCGCACGCCGCTGTCGGTGATCATGGGCTACGTCTCATTTTTGCGCGAGGAAGCGGGGCCGGAGATGGCCGGGCAGCTGGACAGCGTCATGGACGCGGCCGTTCACCTGCGTAACCTGATCCAGAATATGCTGAATTTGCGTTACGTAGATGCCGGGGAAGCGACGCTGGATTTGCAGACGGTGGATTTGGGCGAACTGGTGGCCGAACTGACGGCCGTTCCCGACGAAACGGCCATCTCCCGCCACCAGACCATCACCTGCCACATCCCGCCGCACCCCCTGCCCATCCACGCTGACCGCGACGTGATGCTGACCGCCCTGAATAACCTGCTGCACAACGCCATCAGATTTACCCCCGATGGCGGTCAGATTGACCTGCGCCTGGTGCGGCGCGGCGACGAAGCCTGGTTCCGCATTCGTGATACCGGCATCGGCATCCCCGCCGATAAGCTGGAATGGATCTTCAAGCGCTTTGGCCAGGTGGAGCCGGCGCTGCGCCGCCGCTACGAGGGGCTGGGATTAGGCCTTTCGATTGCCAAAGATTTGGTGGAACTGCACAACGGCCGTATCTGGGCCGAAAGTGTCCCCCAACAAGGCAGCACCTTCACCATCGCCCTCCCCCTCCTGTTAGAGGCTTAA
- the hemW gene encoding radical SAM family heme chaperone HemW, whose protein sequence is MTLSLYIHIPFCSHRCAYCDFNTYTSLGDLKAVYADAVCVELAQVAGQVKRPYHTLFFGGGTPSLMPPETIRQILQTVDAHFMPLGAPEITLEANPGTVDGAYLAAVAAAGVNRLSFGVQSAVAGELALLERTHDFATAVAAVQMARAAGLPNFNLDLIYGVPGQTLASWRESLEAVLALEPPHLSLYCLTIEPGTPMQRWLQNGRIQPPDPDLAADQYDLACALLAQRGYSHYEISNWAKPGGECAHNLTYWRDGEYLGLGAGAHGHAGGTRYQVVKQPRVYIRRLQAGQAGGYPLSTAVVDHHTISREEAMTDAIITQLRLLQEGLDLDAFAARFGQTLDEAYPGVLAQLAEWGLVVVENGRLFLTPKAYFLSNQVFFRFM, encoded by the coding sequence ATGACTCTCAGTCTCTATATCCATATTCCATTTTGCAGCCATCGCTGTGCTTACTGCGATTTTAATACCTACACCAGCCTGGGTGATTTGAAGGCGGTGTATGCCGATGCGGTGTGTGTGGAGTTGGCGCAGGTGGCGGGGCAGGTGAAACGGCCGTATCACACCCTTTTTTTCGGCGGCGGCACGCCCTCCCTGATGCCGCCGGAGACCATTCGCCAAATTTTGCAGACCGTAGACGCCCATTTTATGCCGCTGGGCGCGCCAGAAATTACCCTGGAGGCCAATCCGGGCACGGTAGATGGCGCTTATCTGGCGGCGGTGGCCGCCGCCGGTGTGAACCGGCTGAGTTTTGGCGTGCAGAGCGCGGTGGCTGGTGAACTGGCCCTTTTGGAGCGCACTCACGATTTTGCGACGGCCGTTGCCGCCGTGCAAATGGCCCGCGCCGCCGGACTGCCCAACTTTAACCTGGACTTGATTTACGGCGTGCCAGGGCAAACGCTGGCCTCCTGGCGCGAAAGCCTGGAGGCGGTACTGGCCCTGGAACCGCCCCATCTCAGCCTTTACTGTCTGACCATTGAGCCGGGCACGCCGATGCAGCGCTGGCTGCAAAACGGCCGTATCCAGCCTCCCGACCCCGACCTGGCCGCCGACCAATATGACCTGGCTTGCGCCTTACTGGCGCAGCGCGGTTACAGCCATTACGAGATTTCTAATTGGGCTAAACCGGGCGGCGAATGCGCCCATAACCTGACCTATTGGCGTGATGGCGAGTATCTGGGCCTGGGGGCAGGGGCGCACGGCCACGCCGGAGGGACACGTTATCAGGTGGTGAAGCAGCCCAGGGTGTACATTCGGCGGCTGCAAGCGGGTCAGGCTGGGGGGTATCCGTTGTCTACGGCCGTTGTCGATCACCATACCATCAGCCGCGAAGAGGCCATGACTGACGCCATCATCACCCAACTGCGCCTGCTGCAAGAAGGGCTGGACCTGGACGCCTTCGCTGCCCGCTTCGGCCAGACATTGGACGAGGCGTATCCGGGGGTTTTGGCGCAGTTGGCGGAGTGGGGGTTGGTGGTGGTGGAGAACGGTCGTTTATTCCTGACGCCTAAGGCCTATTTTTTGAGCAATCAGGTGTTTTTCCGATTCATGTAA
- a CDS encoding L,D-transpeptidase has product MTRLMRIFVVLGVMAATWFFMLQPVLAANCYTYTSSIGLVCEAEPSQPTFVEPQSPIGSFIPTQQYARLNDNIWVYSEASLSSPQVRNVGDGYLFVTFTWWVTGDDGNRWYVINPGEYVRAEDLRVHEDSEFSGVEIHQQPVRPFGWMLVDYWPSREPGAEPTPGDPKLPRYTFFEVYDAQIDDQGWIWYNIGSGYWMKQTYVSITEIHQRPEEIGPDEYWVEVDIYEQRMAAYVGDRMVYAGLVSTGLNRWPTYEGIFQVWDRFEKTKMSGAEGKIDYYFIEDVPHTMYIDRVTEIALHGAFWHDRFGYKHSHGCINMPPRDAEWVFNWSKNAPNDLWVWVHTSDPNHYFERYDPVETFAGP; this is encoded by the coding sequence ATGACTCGATTGATGCGTATCTTTGTTGTTCTGGGGGTAATGGCAGCCACCTGGTTTTTTATGTTGCAGCCGGTTCTGGCCGCCAACTGCTACACATATACCAGTAGTATCGGACTGGTTTGTGAGGCAGAACCGTCGCAGCCGACTTTTGTGGAACCGCAGTCGCCCATTGGCAGCTTTATCCCCACGCAGCAATACGCCCGCCTGAATGACAACATTTGGGTCTATTCGGAGGCGAGTCTTTCTTCCCCGCAGGTTCGCAACGTGGGGGATGGCTACCTGTTTGTGACATTCACCTGGTGGGTGACCGGTGACGACGGCAACCGCTGGTATGTGATTAACCCTGGTGAATATGTTCGCGCCGAAGACTTACGTGTCCACGAAGATTCCGAATTTTCCGGTGTCGAGATTCATCAGCAGCCGGTACGGCCGTTTGGCTGGATGCTGGTAGACTATTGGCCCAGCCGCGAACCGGGTGCGGAACCTACGCCCGGTGATCCCAAACTGCCCCGCTACACCTTCTTTGAAGTCTACGACGCGCAGATAGATGATCAGGGCTGGATTTGGTACAACATCGGCAGCGGTTATTGGATGAAACAAACCTATGTCAGCATTACGGAAATCCACCAACGGCCGGAGGAAATTGGCCCGGATGAGTATTGGGTGGAAGTGGACATTTATGAGCAGCGCATGGCTGCCTACGTGGGCGACCGCATGGTCTACGCTGGTTTGGTTTCTACTGGCCTGAACCGTTGGCCGACTTATGAAGGGATTTTCCAGGTATGGGACCGTTTTGAGAAGACCAAAATGTCTGGCGCGGAAGGCAAAATTGATTATTACTTTATTGAAGACGTGCCCCACACCATGTACATTGATCGTGTCACCGAAATTGCGCTGCATGGCGCATTCTGGCACGACCGCTTTGGCTACAAACACAGTCACGGCTGTATCAACATGCCCCCCCGCGACGCCGAATGGGTCTTCAACTGGTCCAAAAACGCCCCCAACGACTTGTGGGTCTGGGTCCACACCTCCGACCCTAACCATTACTTTGAGCGGTATGACCCGGTGGAAACTTTCGCCGGACCATAA